The Musa acuminata AAA Group cultivar baxijiao chromosome BXJ2-2, Cavendish_Baxijiao_AAA, whole genome shotgun sequence genome has a segment encoding these proteins:
- the LOC103976339 gene encoding hydroxycinnamoyltransferase-like — translation MVVRVLNSCLVAPEEEAPRLSIWLSTLDLFQIRSHVPTVYFYRPPIQGDGSGFFSPEVLKAGLRKAQVPFYLFAGRIGTDDTGRTEIECNGKGVLFVEAKAEELTIDKFGDFAPSPECWRMLIPTVDPGEGDDAIPLLLLQVTYLKCGRVCLGVGAHHLVSDGVASLLFINVWSDITRGIEPAVPPFLDQSLLLPRSPPSVRFPHVEFKRYAAGIHTYADMPAIATAILELTADQIAALKRSCAATMPSPRRVTTYEAVAAHRDQCLHHDRRPSLPEGYIGNVIFPTVAIAAVGDVVSERPGDVASRIHRATAIADDEYLRSALDFLEMEEDVRSLGRWAGNFTSADLSITC, via the exons ATGGTGGTTCGAGTGCTGAACTCATGCCTTGTGGCCCCGGAGGAGGAGGCCCCAAGGCTATCCATCTGGCTCTCAACCTTGGATCTGTTTCAGATTCGGTCTCACGTTCCCACCGTCTACTTCTACCGGCCGCCCATCCAAGGAGACGGCTCCGGTTTCTTCTCCCCGGAGGTGCTTAAAGCTGGCCTGCGCAAAGCGCAGGTGCCGTTCTATCTCTTCGCCGGCCGGATCGGAACCGACGATACTGGCCGGACGGAGATCGAGTGCAATGGGAAGGGCGTGCTGTTTGTGGAGGCCAAGGCGGAGGAGCTCACCATCGACAAGTTCGGCGATTTCGCACCCTCGCCGGAGTGCTGGCGAATGCTAATACCCACTGTAGATCCTGGTGAAGGGGACGATGCCATCCCTCTACTGCTGCTTCAG GTGACATATTTGAAGTGTGGACGGGTGTGCCTGGGGGTCGGCGCGCACCACCTGGTCTCCGACGGCGTCGCCTCCCTTCTCTTCATCAATGTATGGTCCGACATCACCAGGGGCATCGAACCCGCGGTGCCGCCCTTCCTCGACCAGTCCCTCCTCCTGCCTCGTTCCCCGCCTTCCGTCCGCTTCCCCCACGTCGAGTTCAAGCGCTATGCTGCCGGCATCCACACCTACGCCGACATGCCTGCCATCGCAACCGCCATTCTCGAGCTCACAGCCGACCAGATCGCAGCGCTTAAGCGCTCGTGCGCCGCGACGATGCCCTCGCCCCGGCGCGTCACCACCTACGAGGCGGTGGCCGCGCAC CGAGACCAGTGTCTACATCACGACCGACGCCCGTCGTTGCCGGAGGGCTACATCGGTAACGTGATATTCCCGACCGTGGCGATCGCGGCGGTCGGCGACGTGGTGTCAGAGCGGCCCGGGGACGTCGCGAGCAGGATCCACCGCGCCACCGCGATCGCGGACGACGAGTACCTGCGCTCGGCGCTGGACTTCTTGGAGATGGAGGAGGACGTGAGGAGCCTCGGGCGGTGGGCGGGCAACTTCACGTCGGCGGATCTTTCGATCACATGTTGA
- the LOC103975860 gene encoding uncharacterized protein LOC103975860 — translation MKPKIVHISSLSTKVQERVRKRETTDRYHYFKILDDDLRELNRSYSSSLHYESMHSKSFRANGDNEVLKRGSMYQSSKEVRRMRKLEEERRKVELECRGDDFLSFEIVDHLPQHGMDKVNQSLHQKLLPLVSSNANSKHTAATVNPITTSSMEFLDLSFRDLLDKPLNTNNSCSDIVPAKSSLVDDLLDISNHTVDARTHCTKAAPRLRTSGSLTLQKSNFHEMICPESYRKITYERDSLKALPKCFSENANMSHTVSQLECGLAEESGPKTIFRSLKRMFDPIMKSKSVRNLPLSGRQSTGSRVTETANVRRNGVFQKSLLNEFSITEQKIEHAACLMGGEHLNAAVLPAHLHGILKLEIENGNPSFQFTLEDPEDVLSTKTWRTDTAYNWVYTFHRSKKKMNTGRGTKDKHGQSPPLVGQMQVSCHLCSEVRENGSLANSTVTEFVLYDIARARCSFAVEERSKCSLDSIHSVASNATEGLITGPLERNIPVGHPNPARHGFSCCDTNASTSYPWLPEDLHPQLEIAAIVVQIPFSKTENLKDIKVFDLKENQNLSRLPTDDPGRETKNSLNPAFVKVVIPNGPHGLPNTDEGGPSALLDRWRSGGGCDCGGWDMACPILVYNNPQADGLIDHSTGKFQNPILLFVQGSKEKEPALLITADGEGQYSVDFHARFSSLQAFSICMAMLHSANISTPVLLEKSRHRSCSNSLKSLLEEEVKHLIEAVADEEKRKSKKGGEQMPPFCIDPPFSPIGRV, via the exons ATGAAGCCTAAAATTGTCCACATTTCTAGTCTTAGCACTAAGGTACAAGAGAGAGTGAGAAAAAGAGAGACAACTGACAGGTACCACTACTTCAAGATATTGGATGATGATCTGAGAGAACTTAACCGCAGTTATTCATCAAGTCTTCATTATGAAAGCATGCACTCCAAATCTTTTCGAGCCAATGGTGATAATGAAGTGTTAAAAAGAGGTTCTATGTATCAGAGCTCTAAAGAGGTCAGGAGAATGAGAAAACTGGAAGAGGAAAGGAGGAAAGTAGAATTGGAATGCAGAGGTGACGATTTTCTTTCATTTGAGATTGTTGATCATCTGCCACAGCATGGCATGGACAAAGTCAATCAGTCACTACATCAGAAGCTTTTGCCTCTTGTTTCATCAAATGCTAACTCAAAACATACTGCTGCCACAGTTAATCCTATCACAACAAGCTCCATGGAGTTTCTGGATCTTTCATTCCGTGATCTTCTTGACAAGCCTCTGAATACCAATAACTCATGCTCAGACATCGTGCCAGCAAAAAGTAGTCTTGTAGATGATCTCTTGGATATCTCTAATCACACTGTTGATGCAAGAACTCATTGTACAAAAGCAGCTCCTAGGCTGCGAACATCAGGATCTCTCACGTTACAGAAGTCCAACTTCCATGAAATGATATGTCCTGAAAGTTACAGGAAAATCACTTATGAGAGAGATTCGCTAAAAGCTCTTCCAAAGTGCTTTTCAGAAAATGCAAATATGTCCCATACAGTTTCTCAGTTGGAATGTGGTTTAGCTGAAGAAAGTGGTCCAAAAACTATCTTTAGGTCACTCAAGAGAATGTTTGATCCTATAATGAAATCCAAATCTGTCCGAAATCTACCGCTCTCGGGAAGACAAAGCACTGGGAGCAGAGTTACTGAAACTGCAAACGTCAGGAGGAATGGAGTGTTCCAGAAATCTTTACTGAATGAATTCTCAATAACGGAACAGAAGATAGAGCATGCTGCATGTTTGATGGGTGGAGAGCACTTGAACGCTGCTGTCTTGCCTGCTCATCTACATGGAATTCTTAAACTGGAAATAGAGAATGGGAACCCTTCATTTCAGTTTACTCTAGAAGATCCAGAAGATGTCCTATCCACAAAGACATGGAGAACAGATACTGCATATAACTGGGTTTACACCTTCCACAGGTCTAAAAAGAAAATGAACACTGGTCGAGGGACCAAAGATAAACATGGGCAGTCACCTCCATTGGTCGGGCAGATGCAGGTTTCTTGTCACCTATGCTCAGAAGTGAGAGAAAATGGATCTTTGGCTAACTCAACAGTCACAGAGTTTGTGTTATATGACATTGCACGAGCAAGATGCAGCTTTGCTGTCGAAGAAAGATCCAAGTGCTCTTTAGATTCCATTCATTCTGTTGCAAGTAATGCTACAGAAGGCCTGATCACAGGACCTCTAGAGAGAAACATTCCAGTGGGGCACCCTAATCCTGCTAGACATGGATTTAGTTGTTGTGACACAAATGCTTCAACTTCTTACCCTTGGTTACCAGAAGATTTGCATCCACAACTTGAGATTGCAGCTATTGTAGTTCAAATTCCTTTCAGCAAAACAGAAAATCTGAAAGATATCAAAGTGTTCGACCtaaaagaaaatcaaaatttATCAAGACTGCCCACAGATGATCCTGGAAGGGAGACCAAGAACAGCCTGAATCCTGCATTTGTGAAGGTCGTGATTCCGAATGGGCCTCATGGGTTGCCAAATACTGATGAAGGTGGCCCATCTGCACTTCTAGATAGATGGAGGTCTGGTGGAGGCTGTGATTGTGGTGGCTGGGATATGGCCTGCCCAATTCTTGTATATAACAATCCCCAGGCTGATGGTTTGATAGATCATTCAACTGGGAAATTTCAAAATCCCATTTTGCTTTTTGTTCAG GGAAGCAAGGAAAAGGAACCTGCTCTATTGATAACAGCAGATGGGGAAGGACAGTATTCAGTCGATTTCCATGCACGATTCTCATCTCTACAGGCATTTTCAATCTGCATGGCCATGTTGCACAGTGCCAACATTTCTACACCCGTTCTTCTGGAGAAAAGTAGACACAGATCTTGTTCTAACTCACTGAAATCACTCCTTGAGGAAGAAGTAAAGCATTTGATCGAAGCAGTTGCAgacgaagagaaaagaaaatctaaaaaggGAGGAGAACAAATGCCTCCTTTTTGCATAGACCCACCCTTTTCTCCCATTGGGAGGGTGTAA